In the Theobroma cacao cultivar B97-61/B2 chromosome 1, Criollo_cocoa_genome_V2, whole genome shotgun sequence genome, one interval contains:
- the LOC18613666 gene encoding protein disulfide-isomerase like 2-1, whose product MEKSQIWVAFGTLALLLASALADDVVVLTEENFDKEVGQDRGALVEFYAPWCGHCKKLAPEYEKLGASFKKAKSILIGKVDCDEHKSLCSKYGVQGYPTIQWFPKGSLEPKKYEGPRTAESLAEYVNTEGGTNVKIATLPSNVAVLNADNFDEIVLDESKDVLVEFYAPWCGHCKNLAPTYEKVATAFKMEEDVVIANLDADKHKDLAEKYGVSGYPTLKFFPKGNKAGEDYNGGRDLDDFVTFINEKSGTSRDAKGQLTSKAGILSSLDALVKEFVAASNDEKKAVFSKIEEEVEKLKGSTLRYGKIYLKAAKSCLEKGADFPKKEIDRLQRILDKSISPAKADEFTLKKNVLSAFA is encoded by the exons atggagAAGTCTCAGATCTGGGTAGCCTTTGGAACCTTGGCTTTGCTATTGGCATCAGCCTTGGCGGACGATGTCGTTGTACTAACTGAAGAAAACTTCGATAAGGAAGTTGGTCAAGACAGAGGAGCTCTCGTCGAGTTCTATGCTCCTTG GTGTGGTCACTGTAAGAAGCTAGCTCCCGAGTACGAGAAACTTGGGGCAAGCTTTAAGAAAGCTAAGTCCATCTTGATTGGAAAG GTGGACTGTGATGAGCATAAGAGTTTATGCAGCAAATATGGTGTCCAAGGCTACCCAACTATTCAGTGGTTTCCTAAAGGCTCTTTGGAACCTAAAAA GTATGAAGGACCACGGACTGCAGAGTCCCTTGCTGAGTATGTGAACACTGAAGGAG GGACCAATGTGAAGATAGCCACATTACCATCTAATGTTGCAGTGCTAAATGCTGATAATTTTGATGAGATCGTCCTTGATGAGAGCAAAGATGTGTTGGTTGAGTTTTATGCACCTTG GTGTGGCCATTGCAAAAATCTTGCTCCT ACCTATGAAAAGGTAGCTACAGCATTTAAAATGGAAGAAGATGTAGTGATCGCTAATCTAGATGCTGACAAACACAAGGATCTAGCTGAAAA GTATGGAGTAAGTGGGTATCCAacattgaaattctttccaaaggGCAACAAAGCTGGTGAAGACTACAACGGTGGCAGGGATCTAGATGACTTTGTTACTTTTATCAATGAGAAGTCTGGCACCAGTCGTGATGCTAAAGGGCAGTTAACTTCAAAG GCCGGTATTTTGTCAAGTTTGGATGCATTGGTGAAGGAGTTTGTGGCTGCTAGCAATGACGAGAAGAAAGCAGTCTTCTCTAAGATTGAAGAGGAagttgagaagcttaaggGTTCCACTCTGAG GTATGGAAAGATATACTTGAAAGCTGCTAAAAGCTGTTTGGAGAAAGGTGCTGATTTTCCAAAGAAGGAAATTGACCGGCTACAGCGCATTCTGGACAAG TCAATAAGCCCAGCAAAAGCTGATGAATTCACACTCAAGAAGAATGTCCTTTCCGCATTCGCATGA
- the LOC18613667 gene encoding uncharacterized protein LOC18613667, translating to MIKCRLRASLHHQLTELALPVEGGGVIPKLKTEKPEPFGVSIQGISYTPSHPSVPLWQRISGTKKKPYASFSKADSFPSMKDIALEVGNSSPVPSLDFENCNDEECTFKFGTSLSVMIKNEPSIINLLQLKEAISAFVKVPKASKRSVPNGLDCCDIEFKSVESRNTAPLIGSITVKNFSLPISLLHSFETVTITIGNISSETADSAIHSTCTLCGRLEGLVRTKEDVLDAIFSVKGETDTKSILKK from the exons ATGATTAAGTGCAGACTTCGAGCTTCTCTCCACCATCAATTGACCG AATTAGCCTTACCAGTGGAAGGTGGAGGTGTGATTCCAAAACTGAAGACAGAAAAGCCTGAACCATTTGGGGTAAGCATTCAAGGCATTTCCTACACTCCTTCCCACCCTTCCGTCCCTCTATGGCAG AGAATCAGTGGTACCAAAAAGAAACCCTATGCCTCATTTTCTAAGGCAGACAGCTTCCCCAGCATGAAGGATATAGCACTGGAAGTGGGGAACTCTTCTCCAGTTCCTTCTCTGGATTTTGAGAACTGCAATGATGAAGAATGTACCTTCAAGTTCGGAACTTCACTCTCTGTTATGATTAAGAATGAACCATCTATAATCAACCTTCTCCAGTTGAAGGAGGCAATTTCAGCTTTTGTCAAGGTCCCAAAGGCTTCCAAGAGGTCAGTTCCTAATGGACTTGATTGTTGTGACATTGAATTTAAG AGTGTGGAATCAAGAAACACAGCACCATTAATTGGCAGTATAACAGTAAAGAACTTCAGTCTCCCAATATCCTTGCTGCACTCGTTCGAAACTGTTACAATTACAATTGGCAACATCAGCTCAGAGACCGCAGATTCAGCAATACACTCTACATGCACATTATGTGGTCGTTTGGAGGGGCTGGTGAGGACAAAAGAGGATGTTTTGGATGCCATATTTAGTGTGAAGGGTGAGACAGACACAAAAAGTATACTAAAGAAGTAA
- the LOC18613664 gene encoding uncharacterized protein LOC18613664: MVLVVQNNLNNAETESITRLSSSSSSPYDGDPTETPRFSEDLDSTCSTPYVSAPSSPGRGPTSGYFYSAPASPMHFVLSSAPSATCHLSSEPSLMSAQSDTSSFEFEFEFSSRFSSSGSVDVGSMSSADELFLNGQIRPMKLSSHLQRPQILSPLLDLDVEEDDVEFRNDDGLNNRGASRGRDLKLRSRSLHRKARSLSPLRNVEFQWEEEEEEEGSREEVQKEVSQRILEGLKETVTSNETTPSCSASSSRSSSSGRNSKKWIFLKDLLYRSKSEGRANGKEKFWTSISFSPSKEKKIQEEKPPPLKQKQKENKQGAGKKVSSGKPANGVAKRRLPPSPHELLYTTNRAQAEEMKKRTYLPYRQGLFGCLGFSSKGYGALNGLARSLNPVSSR, encoded by the coding sequence ATGGTTTTAGTAGTTCAAAACAACCTTAACAACGCTGAAACTGAAAGTATAACTCgcctctcttcttcttcttcttctccttacGATGGCGACCCCACCGAAACGCCGCGTTTCAGTGAAGACCTCGATTCCACCTGCTCCACTCCGTACGTCAGTGCGCCTTCCAGCCCCGGCCGTGGCCCCACCTCGGGATACTTCTACAGTGCGCCGGCTAGTCCCATGCATTTCGTGCTATCTTCCGCTCCGTCCGCCACGTGTCATCTTTCATCCGAGCCCTCGTTAATGTCGGCACAATCCGACACGTCGTCTTTCGAGTTCGAGTTCGAGTTCTCGTCTCGTTTCTCCAGCAGTGGTTCGGTTGATGTTGGATCCATGAGTTCGGCTGACGAGTTGTTCTTGAACGGCCAGATCAGGCCCATGAAGCTGTCCTCTCACTTACAAAGACCTCAGATCCTATCTCCTTTATTAGATCTTGACGTCGAAGAAGACGACGTGGAGTTCAGAAACGACGATGGTTTAAACAACCGAGGAGCTTCTAGAGGAAGAGATCTGAAACTCCGTAGCAGATCTTTGCACAGAAAGGCGAGATCTTTATCACCGCTTCGAAACGTAGAGTTTcaatgggaagaagaagaggaggaAGAGGGTAGCAGAGAAGAAGTACAAAAAGAAGTTAGCCAACGCATTTTGGAGGGTTTAAAAGAAACTGTCACTTCGAATGAAACGACGCCGTCTTGTTCTGCCTCCTCATCAAGATCCTCATCTTCCGGCAGAAACTCCAAAAAGTGGATATTCTTAAAAGATCTTTTGTATAGAAGTAAAAGTGAAGGGAGAGCAAATGGGAAGGAAAAGTTTTGGACctccatttctttctctccatcgaaagaaaagaagattcAAGAGGAAAAGCCACCTCCTTTGAAAcagaaacaaaaggaaaacaaacaaGGAGCGGGTAAGAAAGTGAGTTCTGGAAAGCCAGCAAATGGGGTAGCAAAACGACGGTTGCCTCCGTCGCCGCACGAGTTGCTCTACACTACAAACAGGGCTCAAGCTGAGGAAATGAAGAAGAGGACTTACTTGCCTTACAGACAAGGATTGTTTGGGTGCTTGGGGTTCAGTTCGAAAGGTTACGGTGCACTTAACGGACTCGCCAGGAGTTTGAATCCAGTCTCGTCCAGGTAG
- the LOC18613665 gene encoding uncharacterized protein LOC18613665 isoform X1 has translation MGPESSSATTTSTSSPSAKRSRDPEDEVYLDNLHSHKRYLSEIMASSLNGLTVGDPLPENLMESPARAEGMFYPRDEMSWQYSPMSEDSDDSRFCETPMNTCLSHSDSLPTSPVSPYRYQRPLNGFCSPPSTSSYPSHGNVSAVASSQPRQRGSDTEGRFPSSPSDICHSADLRRAALLRSVQMRAQPSAPSSFELPFGSGQENVPNIEVEERPCSYMKSLVDDREYQIEECSSLGISEPEFSQDDSCRVSNMNLKGDESGD, from the exons ATGGGTCCTGAATCGAGCTCGGCAACAACGACATCGACGTCATCCCCAAGCGCGAAACGAAGCAGAGATCCCGAAGATGAGGTTTATCTTGACAATCTCCACTCTCACAAGCGTTATCTCAGTGAG ATAATGGCGTCTAGTTTGAATGGATTGACTGTTGGGGACCCCCTTCCTGAAAATCTCATGGAATCTCCGGCTAGGGCTGAAGGCATGTTCTATCCCAG GGATGAAATGTCATGGCAATATTCACCAATGTCAGAAGATTCAGATGACTCAAGATTTTGTGAGACGCCTATGAACACTTGCTTATCCCATTCTGACAGCCTGCCCACTAGTCCTGTTTCCCCGTATAGGTATCAAAGACCACTGAATGGTTTCTGCTCCCCTCCTTCTACTAGCTCATACCCTTCGCATGGGAATGTCAGTGCTGTTGCTAGTTCACAGCCTCGCCAAAGAGGCTCAGATACAGAGGGCCGGTTCCCATCCTCACCAAGTGATATTTGCCACTCTGCTGACTTAAGGAGGGCAGCACTCTTGCGTTCTGTACAGATGAGAGCACAGCCTTCTGCTCCGTCATCATTTGAATTGCCATTTGGTTCAGGCCAAGAGAATGTGCCTAATATTGAGGTTGAGGAACGGCCATGCTCATACATGAAGTCCTTAGTTGATGATAGAGAATATCAGATTGAAGAATGTTCTTCATTGGGTATCTCAGAGCCTGAATTTAGTCAAGATGATTCTTGCAGAGTGtcaaatatgaatttgaaaGGGGATGAATCTGGGGATTAG
- the LOC18613665 gene encoding uncharacterized protein LOC18613665 isoform X2 — protein sequence MRFILTISTLTSVISIMASSLNGLTVGDPLPENLMESPARAEGMFYPRDEMSWQYSPMSEDSDDSRFCETPMNTCLSHSDSLPTSPVSPYRYQRPLNGFCSPPSTSSYPSHGNVSAVASSQPRQRGSDTEGRFPSSPSDICHSADLRRAALLRSVQMRAQPSAPSSFELPFGSGQENVPNIEVEERPCSYMKSLVDDREYQIEECSSLGISEPEFSQDDSCRVSNMNLKGDESGD from the exons ATGAGGTTTATCTTGACAATCTCCACTCTCACAAGCGTTATCTCA ATAATGGCGTCTAGTTTGAATGGATTGACTGTTGGGGACCCCCTTCCTGAAAATCTCATGGAATCTCCGGCTAGGGCTGAAGGCATGTTCTATCCCAG GGATGAAATGTCATGGCAATATTCACCAATGTCAGAAGATTCAGATGACTCAAGATTTTGTGAGACGCCTATGAACACTTGCTTATCCCATTCTGACAGCCTGCCCACTAGTCCTGTTTCCCCGTATAGGTATCAAAGACCACTGAATGGTTTCTGCTCCCCTCCTTCTACTAGCTCATACCCTTCGCATGGGAATGTCAGTGCTGTTGCTAGTTCACAGCCTCGCCAAAGAGGCTCAGATACAGAGGGCCGGTTCCCATCCTCACCAAGTGATATTTGCCACTCTGCTGACTTAAGGAGGGCAGCACTCTTGCGTTCTGTACAGATGAGAGCACAGCCTTCTGCTCCGTCATCATTTGAATTGCCATTTGGTTCAGGCCAAGAGAATGTGCCTAATATTGAGGTTGAGGAACGGCCATGCTCATACATGAAGTCCTTAGTTGATGATAGAGAATATCAGATTGAAGAATGTTCTTCATTGGGTATCTCAGAGCCTGAATTTAGTCAAGATGATTCTTGCAGAGTGtcaaatatgaatttgaaaGGGGATGAATCTGGGGATTAG
- the LOC18613663 gene encoding phosphoribosylformylglycinamidine cyclo-ligase, chloroplastic/mitochondrial yields MTNTLAAANVELSRCVAASSRPSFDKPTTATQPAFGITPYRCFSQRYAPLSLSPQGRNSVSHSRINSMSKNDSDEAGGLTYKDAGVDIDAGSELVKRIAKMAPGIGGFGGLYPLGDSYLVAGTDGVGTKLKLAFETGIHETIGIDLVAMSVNDIVTSGAKPLFFLDYFATSLLDVGLAEKVIKGIVDGCQQSDCTLLGGETAEMPDFYAKGEYDLSGFAVGIVKKDSVIDGKNIVAGDVLIGLPSSGVHSNGFSLVRRVLARSGLSIENQLPGAAVTLGEALMAPTVIYVKQVLDLISKGGVKGIAHITGGGFTDNIPRVFPKGLGAVIYKDSWEVPAVFKWIQQAGKIEDAEMRRTFNMGIGMVLIVSQEASHRILEDGNSAYKAYRIGEVVTGEGVSYH; encoded by the exons ATGACCAACACTTTGGCAGCCGCCAACGTCGAACTATCTCGCTGCGTTGCGGCTTCTTCCAGGCCCTCTTTCGATAAACCCACCACTGCAACTCAACCTGCTTTTGGGATAACCCCTTACCGCTGCTTCTCCCAAAGGTATGCACCGCTTTCTTTATCCCCGCAAGGACGAAATAGCGTTTCTCACAGCCGCATAAATTCGATGTCGAAGAACGATTCTGATGAAGCAGGTGGGCTAACGTATAAGGATGCTGGTGTTGATATAGATGCTGGGTCTGAGCTTGTTAAAAGAATCGCCAAGATGGCACCTGGAATCGGTGGTTTTGGCGGGCTTTACCCTCTCG GTGACTCTTACCTTGTTGCTGGAACTGATGGTGTGGGAACCAAACTCAAGCTAGCATTTGAGACTGGAATCCATGAAACTATTGGGATTGATCTT GTTGCAATGAGTGTCAATGACATTGTTACTTCTGGAGCAAAGCCATTATTTTTCCTTGATTATTTTGCAACGAGTCTCCTTGATGTTGGCCTTGCTGAAAAg GTTATAAAAGGCATTGTAGATGGTTGTCAACAGTCTGACTGCACTCTGTTGGGTGGAGAG ACTGCAGAGATGCCAGATTTTTATGCAAAGGGTGAGTACGATCTTAGTGGCTTTGCAGTAGGCATTGTTAAAAAGGATTCTGTTATTGATGGAAAAAACATTGTGGCTGGAGATGTACTGATTGGCCTACCTTCTAGTGGAGTCCATTCAAATGGTTTCTCTCTTGTCAGACG GGTTTTGGCTCGAAGTGGCCTGTCTATAGAAAATCAACTTCCTGGTGCAGCAGTTACATTAGGTGAAGCATTGATGGCACCAACTGTTATATATGTTAAGCAG GTGCTAGATTTAATTAGCAAGGGAGGGGTGAAGGGAATCGCACACATCACAGGTGGTGGTTTCACAGACAATATACCTCGAGTGTTTCCAAAAGGCCTTGGTGCTGTTATTTATAAGGATTCTTGGGAAGTTCCAGCTGTGTTCAAATGGATACAACAG GCTGGAAAAATTGAAGATGCTGAGATGAGGCGGACTTTTAACATGGGCATTGGCATGGTTCTCATTGTGAGTCAGGAGGCATCTCATAGAATACTTGAAGATGGAAATAGTGCTTACAAAGCCTATCGCATTGGTGAAGTTGTGACTGGAGAAGGAGTGAGCTATCACTAG